The Chelonoidis abingdonii isolate Lonesome George chromosome 9, CheloAbing_2.0, whole genome shotgun sequence genome has a segment encoding these proteins:
- the SNUPN gene encoding snurportin-1, whose amino-acid sequence MEELNQALASSFAVSQDLNSTAAPHPRLAQYKSKYSSLEQAERRRRLLELQKSKRLDYVNHARRLAEDDWTGAEREEEEEGEDAGNEDMDVDMGKKLPKRYANQLMLSEWLIDVPPDLEQEWILVMCPMGKRALIVASRGSTAAYTKSGFCVNRFPSLLPGGNRRNSATGKDYTILDCIYSEVNQTYYILDVMCWRGHPVYDCQTDFRFYWLHSKIQEEEGLAEKSRINPFKFVGLQSFPCTPESLCEVLAMDFPFEIDGLLFYHKQTHYSPGSTPLVGWLRPYMVSDILGMTVPANPLTTKPDYAGHQLQQIIEHKKSKKLAGEEGCLNSKEVAENGRYELEHLSTPRPAESLNSQVETASQMES is encoded by the exons ATGGAGGAGTTGAACCAAGCACTGGCTTCCAGCTTTGCTGTGTCTCAGGACCTgaacagcacagcagcccctcACCCCCGACTGGCACAGTACAAGTCCAAGTACAGTTCCTTGGAGCAGGCAGAGAGGAGACGTCGGCTCCTGGAACTTCAGAAATC TAAGAGATTGGACTATGTGAACCATGCCAGGAGACTGGCAGAGGATGACTGGACTggagctgagagggaggaggaggaggaaggtgaagatGCGGGCAATGAGGATATGGACGTTGACATGGGCAAGAAGTTGCCAAAGCGTTATGCTAACCAA CTAATGCTTTCTGAGTGGCTGATTGATGTCCCCCCAGATCTGGAGCAAGAATGGATCCTGGTGATGTGTCCCATGGGGAAAAGGGCACTGATTGTGGCATCCAGG GGCTCCACTGCAGCTTACACCAAGAGTGGATTTTGTGTCAACAGATTCCCCTCCCTCTTGCCAGGAGGAAACAGGCGCAATTCGGCAACTGGGAAAG ACTACACGATCTTGGACTGTATCTACAGCGAAGTGAACCAGACGTACTACATCCTTGATGTGATGTGTTGGAGGGGGCATCCCGTTTATGACTGTCAG ACAGATTTCCGATTCTACTGGCTTCATTCTAAGATACAAGAAGAGGAAGGACTGGCAGAGAAAAGCAGGATTAATCCA TTTAAATTTGTGGGCTTGCAGAGtttcccctgcaccccagagaGCCTCTGCGAGGTGCTGGCCATGGACTTCCCCTTTGAG ATAGATGGGCTCCTCTTCTACCATAAACAAACCCACTACAGCCCTGGCAGCACCCCACTAGTGGGCTGGCTCCGACCCTACATGGTCTCAGACATCCTTGGGATGACTGTGCCAGCTAATCCGCTAACTACCAAACCAGACTACGCCGGCCACCAGCTCCAGCAGATCATTGAGCATAAGAAGAGTAAAAAGCtggcaggagaggagggatgctTGAACTCCAAGGAGGTGGCTGAGAATGGACGTTATGAGTTGGAACACTTGTCTACACCTCGTCCGGCAGAATCTCTCAACAGCCAAGTTGAGACAGCAAGCCAGATGGAGAGCTAG